A genomic segment from Luteibacter aegosomatis encodes:
- a CDS encoding sulfurtransferase, translating into MSRTVIDVDTAATLPAAQVLFVDCRFDLADPGKGDRDYAEGHVPGAVRADLDRDLSDMATPSNGRGRHPLPERAAFEAFLSRIGFRRELQVVAYDAAGGALAAARFWWLARLAGLDNVAVLDGGWQAWLKAGKPVEAKMPERAPTSVRACFDAAGTVSAEALAQGLEDKSIVLLDARAGERYRGEVEPLDPVAGHVPGARNRPFAENLKDGCFRAPEELRRQFEKAIGSHPPDKTVHMCGSGVTAAHNLLAMEYAGLCGSRLYAPSWSGWVSDRSRPVSTGAG; encoded by the coding sequence ATGTCACGCACTGTCATCGATGTGGATACCGCCGCGACGCTTCCCGCGGCGCAGGTGCTTTTCGTCGATTGCCGATTCGATCTCGCCGATCCGGGCAAGGGCGATCGCGATTACGCCGAGGGCCATGTGCCCGGCGCGGTACGCGCGGACCTGGATCGCGACCTTTCCGACATGGCCACGCCGTCGAACGGGCGTGGACGGCATCCGCTGCCCGAACGCGCCGCGTTCGAAGCGTTTCTCTCGCGCATCGGTTTTCGCCGTGAGCTTCAGGTCGTGGCCTACGATGCCGCCGGTGGCGCGCTCGCCGCCGCGCGTTTCTGGTGGCTGGCACGCCTGGCGGGGCTGGACAACGTGGCCGTGCTCGACGGTGGCTGGCAGGCATGGCTGAAAGCGGGCAAGCCGGTGGAAGCGAAGATGCCCGAGCGCGCGCCAACCTCCGTGCGGGCGTGTTTCGATGCCGCAGGCACCGTGTCGGCCGAAGCGCTCGCACAGGGGCTCGAAGACAAGAGCATCGTGCTTCTCGATGCGCGTGCGGGAGAGCGTTATCGCGGGGAGGTGGAGCCGCTCGATCCGGTGGCGGGTCACGTGCCGGGCGCGCGCAATCGTCCGTTCGCCGAGAACCTGAAGGATGGATGCTTCCGTGCGCCCGAAGAACTGCGTCGTCAGTTCGAGAAGGCGATCGGTTCGCATCCGCCGGACAAGACCGTGCACATGTGCGGCTCGGGCGTGACCGCGGCGCATAACCTGCTGGCGATGGAGTACGCGGGGCTTTGCGGTTCGCGGCTGTATGCGCCGTCGTGGTCGGGGTGGGTGAGCGATCGCTCGCGACCCGTCTCGACCGGGGCGGGCTGA
- a CDS encoding CoA pyrophosphatase → MDEMLARLHGALLPLEAPPGPRGWNHDDMAELIGDGPRRRAAVLIGIRDDREQNVLLTLRTDTLQQHAGQVAFPGGRVEPHDHDAVATALRESHEEIGLDAGFVTPLGYLEAFETISGYSVTPVVARVAADAVLKPDPGEVAEVFEVPFGFFLEPANLRRYTMDFRGHRRDMVEFLHAGYRIWGVTAAILLNLIKRMGRPC, encoded by the coding sequence ATGGACGAGATGCTTGCCCGCCTGCATGGCGCCTTGTTGCCGCTGGAAGCACCGCCCGGGCCGCGCGGCTGGAACCACGACGACATGGCCGAGCTGATCGGCGACGGGCCGCGTCGTCGCGCCGCGGTACTCATCGGCATTCGCGACGACCGTGAGCAGAACGTACTGCTCACCCTGCGCACCGATACCCTCCAGCAGCATGCCGGTCAGGTCGCCTTTCCCGGCGGCCGCGTGGAACCGCACGACCACGATGCCGTCGCCACCGCCCTGCGCGAAAGCCATGAGGAAATCGGCCTCGACGCCGGCTTCGTCACGCCGCTGGGTTACCTCGAGGCGTTCGAGACGATCAGCGGCTACTCGGTCACGCCCGTGGTGGCGCGCGTGGCCGCCGACGCCGTGCTCAAGCCCGATCCCGGAGAGGTGGCCGAGGTGTTCGAAGTGCCGTTCGGGTTTTTCCTGGAGCCGGCGAACCTGCGCCGGTATACGATGGATTTCCGCGGCCATCGCCGCGACATGGTCGAGTTCCTCCACGCGGGTTATCGCATCTGGGGCGTGACGGCGGCCATCCTGCTCAACCTCATCAAGCGGATGGGTCGACCATGCTGA
- a CDS encoding DUF1289 domain-containing protein, protein MMGGMVTASSSQLPLTPCTGVCRIGARGLCEGCLRTLDEIAGWSRLDDSQKLWIMDEVLPNRQAG, encoded by the coding sequence ATGATGGGCGGTATGGTCACCGCCTCCTCCTCTCAGCTTCCCCTGACGCCCTGCACGGGAGTGTGCCGCATCGGCGCGCGCGGCCTGTGCGAAGGCTGCCTGCGCACGCTCGACGAGATCGCGGGCTGGTCGCGGCTCGACGACAGCCAGAAGCTGTGGATCATGGACGAAGTACTGCCGAACCGGCAGGCCGGCTGA
- a CDS encoding FKBP-type peptidyl-prolyl cis-trans isomerase has product MSRSRYLAIVAASLCLGSALAHAQSAPAAPVSGAPAIDKAKLSYAIGYQIGTQFANSAQPDVDISVLVKALQDGYAKRPPGVPIDTMQQQLVNFDAKVQRDSMVEFRRVAAANAKRSADFLASNRTRPGVVTLPSGIQYAVISKGNGAQAQLTSTVVVNYRGALIDGTEFDSSYAHGKPVTFTVNRVIPGWQDVIPRMHVGDKWKVVIPPALAYGERGELPRIGPNEALVFEIELMDVR; this is encoded by the coding sequence ATGTCACGCTCGCGTTACCTTGCCATCGTCGCCGCGTCGCTCTGCCTGGGCAGCGCGCTGGCGCATGCGCAGTCGGCGCCCGCCGCGCCGGTGTCCGGCGCACCGGCCATCGACAAGGCCAAGCTTTCCTACGCCATCGGCTATCAGATCGGTACGCAGTTCGCCAACAGCGCGCAGCCCGACGTCGACATTTCCGTACTCGTGAAGGCACTCCAGGACGGTTATGCGAAGCGGCCGCCCGGCGTGCCCATCGACACCATGCAGCAGCAACTGGTCAACTTCGACGCGAAGGTGCAGCGCGATTCGATGGTGGAATTCCGTCGCGTCGCTGCCGCCAACGCCAAGCGCAGCGCCGATTTCCTCGCCAGCAACCGCACGCGCCCGGGCGTGGTGACGTTGCCCTCGGGCATCCAGTACGCCGTGATCAGCAAGGGCAACGGCGCACAGGCGCAGCTCACCAGCACCGTGGTGGTGAACTACCGCGGCGCGCTCATCGACGGCACGGAGTTCGACAGTTCCTACGCCCACGGCAAGCCGGTCACCTTCACGGTCAATCGCGTCATTCCGGGTTGGCAGGACGTCATCCCCCGCATGCACGTGGGCGACAAGTGGAAGGTGGTGATCCCGCCGGCCCTGGCCTACGGCGAGCGTGGCGAGTTGCCGCGCATCGGGCCCAACGAGGCGCTGGTGTTCGAAATCGAACTGATGGATGTCCGCTAG
- a CDS encoding enoyl-CoA hydratase/isomerase family protein, producing the protein MAFRNVSTSDRGAVRTIVVNRPDKLNALNRETIGELTLAFRQAAQDDAVRVVVLAGAGEKAFVAGADISEMTAWSPVKAQAASRAGQELMLTVERLGKPVIARIQGYALGGGMELAMACHLRVASEKAKFGQPEIGLGLIPGFGGTQRLTRLTGRGAALELCLLGQQIDAARAERLGVVTHVVPADELDAAVDAMADQLAAAAPLALKGILDAVIEGGECAIDQGLAFETQGFAIAFSTEDMREGTTAFLERRKPAFKGA; encoded by the coding sequence ATGGCTTTCCGCAACGTCAGCACCTCCGATCGCGGCGCCGTCCGCACCATCGTCGTCAACCGACCCGACAAGCTCAATGCGCTCAACCGCGAGACCATCGGTGAATTGACCCTGGCTTTTCGCCAGGCCGCGCAGGACGATGCGGTGCGCGTGGTGGTACTGGCCGGTGCGGGCGAGAAGGCCTTCGTGGCCGGCGCCGACATCTCCGAGATGACCGCCTGGTCCCCGGTGAAGGCCCAGGCCGCTTCGCGTGCCGGCCAGGAACTGATGCTCACGGTGGAGCGTCTCGGCAAGCCGGTGATCGCCCGGATCCAGGGCTACGCCCTCGGCGGCGGCATGGAACTGGCGATGGCCTGTCACTTGCGCGTGGCCAGCGAGAAGGCGAAGTTCGGCCAGCCCGAGATCGGCCTCGGCCTTATCCCCGGCTTTGGCGGCACGCAGCGCCTCACGCGCCTCACCGGTCGTGGCGCGGCGCTGGAATTGTGCCTGCTCGGCCAGCAGATCGACGCCGCGCGCGCGGAACGCCTGGGCGTGGTGACGCACGTGGTGCCCGCCGACGAACTCGATGCCGCCGTGGACGCCATGGCCGACCAGCTCGCGGCCGCCGCGCCGCTGGCGCTCAAGGGCATTCTCGACGCGGTGATCGAGGGCGGCGAATGCGCCATCGACCAGGGCCTCGCCTTCGAGACGCAGGGCTTCGCCATCGCGTTCTCCACCGAAGACATGCGCGAAGGCACCACGGCGTTCCTGGAACGCCGCAAGCCTGCCTTCAAGGGCGCGTAA
- a CDS encoding DUF1684 domain-containing protein, with translation MTSHENDVAKARAHRLDLLTAPGGWLSLVGFDWLREGANRIGRADDNDIVLQAGPDHLGTITLAADGVTTIAFAPGVEALVDGEKRQQATLSDDAPGRRSTEVRFGTAQLFVILRDGRKAIRVKDSQADTRLNFRGLDYFPTDASWRVTADWVPFDPPYELELGTAIGTIEKERVPGKAVFTRDGRTFELYPYHETPDALFFVFGDLTGGKETYGAGRFLDTGLPVDGKLVLDFNEARNPPCSFTPYATCQLAPPENRLDVRVEAGELNYRGGSH, from the coding sequence ATGACTTCTCATGAAAACGATGTGGCGAAAGCCCGTGCCCATCGCCTCGACCTGCTCACCGCGCCTGGCGGTTGGCTGAGCCTCGTCGGCTTCGACTGGTTGCGCGAGGGCGCCAACCGCATCGGTCGCGCCGACGACAACGACATCGTGTTGCAGGCGGGTCCCGATCATCTGGGCACGATCACGCTCGCTGCGGATGGCGTCACCACCATCGCGTTCGCGCCGGGTGTCGAAGCGCTCGTCGACGGCGAAAAACGGCAGCAAGCGACGCTGTCCGACGATGCCCCGGGCCGGCGTTCCACCGAGGTTCGCTTCGGCACGGCACAGTTGTTCGTCATCCTGCGCGACGGTCGCAAGGCCATCCGCGTGAAGGATTCGCAGGCCGATACGCGGTTGAATTTCAGGGGACTGGATTACTTTCCGACCGACGCGTCATGGCGCGTGACGGCCGATTGGGTGCCTTTCGATCCACCCTACGAGCTCGAACTGGGCACGGCCATCGGCACCATCGAGAAGGAGCGCGTGCCGGGCAAGGCCGTGTTCACGCGCGACGGCCGCACCTTCGAGCTGTACCCCTATCACGAGACGCCGGACGCCTTGTTCTTCGTGTTCGGCGATTTGACCGGCGGCAAGGAAACCTATGGCGCGGGCCGCTTCCTCGATACGGGGTTACCGGTCGACGGCAAGCTCGTGCTCGATTTCAACGAGGCGCGTAATCCGCCTTGTTCGTTCACGCCGTATGCCACGTGCCAGCTCGCGCCGCCGGAGAACCGGCTGGACGTGCGGGTGGAGGCGGGCGAGCTGAACTACCGCGGCGGATCGCACTGA